From Drosophila subpulchrella strain 33 F10 #4 breed RU33 unplaced genomic scaffold, RU_Dsub_v1.1 Primary Assembly Seq354, whole genome shotgun sequence, the proteins below share one genomic window:
- the LOC119559994 gene encoding protein transport protein Sec23A isoform X1 → MTTYEEFIQQNEDRDGVRLTWNVWPSSRIEASRLVVPLACLYQPLKERPDLPPIQYEPVLCTRSNCRAILNPLCQVDYRAKLWVCNFCFQRNPFPPQYAAISEQHQPAELIPGFSTIEYTITRAPTMPPVFIFLVDTCMDEEELDALKDSLQMSLSLLPSNALVGLITFGKMIQVHELGAEGCSKSYVFRGTKDLTAKQVQDMLGIGRGAAPGPQQQQQLPGQPAGAAAPVPPAHRFLQPIGQCDAALGDLLSELQRDPWPVPQGKRYLRSTGAALSIAVGLLECTYPNTGGRIMTFVGGPCSQGPGQVVDDELKHPIRSHHDIHKDNVRFMKKAIKHYDALALRAATNGHSVDIYSCALDQTGLLEMKQLCNSTGGHMVMGDSFNSSLFKQTFQRVFARDGRNDLKMAFNATLEVKCSRELKISGGIGSCVSLNVKSPSVSDVEIGMGNTVQWKLCTLNPSSTVAYFFEVVNQHAAPIPQGGRGCIQFITQYQHPSGQRRIRVTTLARNWADATSNVHHISAGFDQEAAAVLMARMVVYRAETDEGPDILRWVDRQLIRLCQKFGEYSKDDPNSFRLSQNFSLFPQFMYHLRRSQFLQVFNNSPDETTFYRHMLMREDLTQSLIMIQPILYSYSFNGPPEPVLLDTASIQADRILLMDTFFQILIYHGETIAQWRALKYQDMPEYENFKQLLQAPVDDAQEILQTRFPMPRYIDTEHGGSQARFLLSKVNPSQTHNNMYAYGQAPIGQVTDGGAPVLTDDVSLQLFMEHLKKLAVSTTT, encoded by the exons ATGACCACCTACGAGGAGTTCATCCAGCAAAACGAGGACCGCGACGGGGTGCGTCTGACGTGGAATGTGTGGCCCTCGAGTCGCATCGAAGCCAGCCGACTGGTCGTGCCCCTCGCCTGTCTTTACCAGCCGCTGAAGGAGCGCCCCGACCTGCCGCCCATTCAATACGAGCCGGTTCTCTGCACCCGTAGCAACTGCAGGGCCATCCTGAATCCCCTGTGCCAGGTGGACTACCGGGCCAAGTTGTGGGTCTGCAACTTCTGTTTCCAGCGCAACCCG TTCCCCCCTCAATATGCGGCCATTTCGGAGCAACATCAGCCGGCGGAGCTGATTCCGGGATTCAGTACCATCGAGTACACCATTACCCGGGCGCCCACCATGCCGCCCGTCTTCATTTTCCTGGTGGACACCTGCATGGATGAGGAGGAGCTGGACGCCCTGAAGGACTCGCTGCAAATGTCGCTGAGTCTGCTGCCATCTAACGCTCTCGTGGGTCTGATTACCTTCGGCAAAATGATACAGGTGCACGAGCTGGGCGCCGAGGGCTGCTCCAAGAGCTACGTGTTCCGCGGCACCAAGGATCTGACCGCCAAGCAGGTCCAGGACATGCTCGGAATCGGGCGCGGGGCGGCTCCGGGaccgcagcaacagcagcagctgccTGGACAGCCGGCTGGAGCTGCGGCCCCTGTGCCGCCCGCTCATCGCTTCCTGCAGCCGATCGGTCAGTGCGACGCGGCTCTGGGCGATCTGCTCAGTGAGCTACAGCGCGATCCTTGGCCGGTGCCGCAGGGCAAGCGCTACCTGCGCTCCACGGGCGCCGCTCTATCGATTGCGGTGGGTCTGCTGGAGTGCACCTACCCGAATACGGGGGGTCGCATCATGACATTCGTGGGTGGCCCTTGCTCCCAGGGCCCCGGCCAGGTGGTCGACGACGAGCTGAAGCACCCGATCCGTTCGCATCATGACATCCACAAGGACAACGTGCGGTTCATGAAGAAGGCCATCAAGCACTATGATGCCTTGGCCCTGAGGGCGGCCACCAATGGGCATAGTGTCGACATATACTCTTGTGCCCTGGATCAAACCGGTCTGCTGGAGATGAAGCAGCTGTGCAACTCCACTGGCGGCCACATGGTCATGGGAGATTCGTTCAACTCATCGCTCTTCAAGCAAACATTCCAACGCGTTTTCGCACGTGATGGTCGCAACGATTTGAAAATGGCCTTCAATGCCACGCTGGAGGTGAAGTGCTCGCGCGAGCTGAAGATCTCCGGTGGGATCGGCTCGTGTGTGTCGCTGAATGTGAAGAGCCCGTCGGTGTCGGATGTGGAGATCGGCATGGGCAATACGGTGCAGTGGAAGCTGTGCACGCTGAATCCCAGCTCCACGGTGGCCTACTTCTTTGAGGTAGTCAACCAGCATGCAGCCCCCATTCCGCAGGGCGGTCGTGGCTGCATACAGTTCATTACACAGTACCAGCACCCAAGCGGACAGCGGCGAATCCGAGTCACCACACTGGCTAGAAA CTGGGCAGATGCCACCTCGAACGTGCACCACATCAGCGCAGGCTTTGATCAGGAGGCTGCCGCCGTGCTGATGGCCCGTATGGTCGTCTACCGCGCGGAGACGGACGAAGGACCAGACATTCTGCGCTGGGTCGATCGTCAGTTGATTCGCCTG TGCCAAAAGTTCGGAGAGTACTCAAAGGACGATCCCAACAGCTTCCGGCTGTCGCAGAACTTCAGCCTTTTCCCGCAATTCATGTACCACCTGCGCCGCTCGCAGTTCCTGCAGGTCTTCAACAACTCGCCCGACGAGACCACATTCTACCGACACATGCTGATGCGCGAGGACCTCACCCAATCGCTGATCATGATCCAGCCGATCCTCTACAGCTACTCGTTCAATGGCCCACCAGAGCCGGTCCTCCTCGATACGGCTTCGATCCAGGCGGATCGCATCCTGCTGATGGACACGTTCTTCCAGATCCTGATCTATCACGGCGAGACGATCGCCCAGTGGCGAGCCCTCAAGTACCAGGACATGCCCGAGTACGAAAACTTCAAGCAGCTTCTTCAAGCGCCGGTGGACGATGCCCAAGAGATCCTGCAGACACGCTTTCCCATGCCCCGCTACATCGACACGGAGCACGGTGGATCCCAGGCACGCTTCCTGCTCTCCAAGGTCAATCCTTCGCAGACGCACAACAACATGTACGCCTACGGACAG GCGCCTATTGGTCAAGTCACG GATggcggtgctccagtcctcaCGGATGACGTCTCCCTGCAGCTGTTCATGGAGCATCTTAAGAAGCTGGCCGTGTCCACCACCACATAA
- the LOC119559994 gene encoding protein transport protein Sec23A isoform X2, whose product MTTYEEFIQQNEDRDGVRLTWNVWPSSRIEASRLVVPLACLYQPLKERPDLPPIQYEPVLCTRSNCRAILNPLCQVDYRAKLWVCNFCFQRNPFPPQYAAISEQHQPAELIPGFSTIEYTITRAPTMPPVFIFLVDTCMDEEELDALKDSLQMSLSLLPSNALVGLITFGKMIQVHELGAEGCSKSYVFRGTKDLTAKQVQDMLGIGRGAAPGPQQQQQLPGQPAGAAAPVPPAHRFLQPIGQCDAALGDLLSELQRDPWPVPQGKRYLRSTGAALSIAVGLLECTYPNTGGRIMTFVGGPCSQGPGQVVDDELKHPIRSHHDIHKDNVRFMKKAIKHYDALALRAATNGHSVDIYSCALDQTGLLEMKQLCNSTGGHMVMGDSFNSSLFKQTFQRVFARDGRNDLKMAFNATLEVKCSRELKISGGIGSCVSLNVKSPSVSDVEIGMGNTVQWKLCTLNPSSTVAYFFEVVNQHAAPIPQGGRGCIQFITQYQHPSGQRRIRVTTLARNWADATSNVHHISAGFDQEAAAVLMARMVVYRAETDEGPDILRWVDRQLIRLCQKFGEYSKDDPNSFRLSQNFSLFPQFMYHLRRSQFLQVFNNSPDETTFYRHMLMREDLTQSLIMIQPILYSYSFNGPPEPVLLDTASIQADRILLMDTFFQILIYHGETIAQWRALKYQDMPEYENFKQLLQAPVDDAQEILQTRFPMPRYIDTEHGGSQARFLLSKVNPSQTHNNMYAYGQDGGAPVLTDDVSLQLFMEHLKKLAVSTTT is encoded by the exons ATGACCACCTACGAGGAGTTCATCCAGCAAAACGAGGACCGCGACGGGGTGCGTCTGACGTGGAATGTGTGGCCCTCGAGTCGCATCGAAGCCAGCCGACTGGTCGTGCCCCTCGCCTGTCTTTACCAGCCGCTGAAGGAGCGCCCCGACCTGCCGCCCATTCAATACGAGCCGGTTCTCTGCACCCGTAGCAACTGCAGGGCCATCCTGAATCCCCTGTGCCAGGTGGACTACCGGGCCAAGTTGTGGGTCTGCAACTTCTGTTTCCAGCGCAACCCG TTCCCCCCTCAATATGCGGCCATTTCGGAGCAACATCAGCCGGCGGAGCTGATTCCGGGATTCAGTACCATCGAGTACACCATTACCCGGGCGCCCACCATGCCGCCCGTCTTCATTTTCCTGGTGGACACCTGCATGGATGAGGAGGAGCTGGACGCCCTGAAGGACTCGCTGCAAATGTCGCTGAGTCTGCTGCCATCTAACGCTCTCGTGGGTCTGATTACCTTCGGCAAAATGATACAGGTGCACGAGCTGGGCGCCGAGGGCTGCTCCAAGAGCTACGTGTTCCGCGGCACCAAGGATCTGACCGCCAAGCAGGTCCAGGACATGCTCGGAATCGGGCGCGGGGCGGCTCCGGGaccgcagcaacagcagcagctgccTGGACAGCCGGCTGGAGCTGCGGCCCCTGTGCCGCCCGCTCATCGCTTCCTGCAGCCGATCGGTCAGTGCGACGCGGCTCTGGGCGATCTGCTCAGTGAGCTACAGCGCGATCCTTGGCCGGTGCCGCAGGGCAAGCGCTACCTGCGCTCCACGGGCGCCGCTCTATCGATTGCGGTGGGTCTGCTGGAGTGCACCTACCCGAATACGGGGGGTCGCATCATGACATTCGTGGGTGGCCCTTGCTCCCAGGGCCCCGGCCAGGTGGTCGACGACGAGCTGAAGCACCCGATCCGTTCGCATCATGACATCCACAAGGACAACGTGCGGTTCATGAAGAAGGCCATCAAGCACTATGATGCCTTGGCCCTGAGGGCGGCCACCAATGGGCATAGTGTCGACATATACTCTTGTGCCCTGGATCAAACCGGTCTGCTGGAGATGAAGCAGCTGTGCAACTCCACTGGCGGCCACATGGTCATGGGAGATTCGTTCAACTCATCGCTCTTCAAGCAAACATTCCAACGCGTTTTCGCACGTGATGGTCGCAACGATTTGAAAATGGCCTTCAATGCCACGCTGGAGGTGAAGTGCTCGCGCGAGCTGAAGATCTCCGGTGGGATCGGCTCGTGTGTGTCGCTGAATGTGAAGAGCCCGTCGGTGTCGGATGTGGAGATCGGCATGGGCAATACGGTGCAGTGGAAGCTGTGCACGCTGAATCCCAGCTCCACGGTGGCCTACTTCTTTGAGGTAGTCAACCAGCATGCAGCCCCCATTCCGCAGGGCGGTCGTGGCTGCATACAGTTCATTACACAGTACCAGCACCCAAGCGGACAGCGGCGAATCCGAGTCACCACACTGGCTAGAAA CTGGGCAGATGCCACCTCGAACGTGCACCACATCAGCGCAGGCTTTGATCAGGAGGCTGCCGCCGTGCTGATGGCCCGTATGGTCGTCTACCGCGCGGAGACGGACGAAGGACCAGACATTCTGCGCTGGGTCGATCGTCAGTTGATTCGCCTG TGCCAAAAGTTCGGAGAGTACTCAAAGGACGATCCCAACAGCTTCCGGCTGTCGCAGAACTTCAGCCTTTTCCCGCAATTCATGTACCACCTGCGCCGCTCGCAGTTCCTGCAGGTCTTCAACAACTCGCCCGACGAGACCACATTCTACCGACACATGCTGATGCGCGAGGACCTCACCCAATCGCTGATCATGATCCAGCCGATCCTCTACAGCTACTCGTTCAATGGCCCACCAGAGCCGGTCCTCCTCGATACGGCTTCGATCCAGGCGGATCGCATCCTGCTGATGGACACGTTCTTCCAGATCCTGATCTATCACGGCGAGACGATCGCCCAGTGGCGAGCCCTCAAGTACCAGGACATGCCCGAGTACGAAAACTTCAAGCAGCTTCTTCAAGCGCCGGTGGACGATGCCCAAGAGATCCTGCAGACACGCTTTCCCATGCCCCGCTACATCGACACGGAGCACGGTGGATCCCAGGCACGCTTCCTGCTCTCCAAGGTCAATCCTTCGCAGACGCACAACAACATGTACGCCTACGGACAG GATggcggtgctccagtcctcaCGGATGACGTCTCCCTGCAGCTGTTCATGGAGCATCTTAAGAAGCTGGCCGTGTCCACCACCACATAA
- the LOC119560294 gene encoding mediator of RNA polymerase II transcription subunit 27, with protein MDKLNSTLTAVKNLRSHVRQCFEHLADGTDGEGGEESRNKFVHDFQERFGAINSQLREVEQLINGLQVPPTPYSLGNTAYLAQETSQDRQALYPQLVNSYKWIDKVHDHSFLAFNNLNQNTLRRSYNYCSQKRQRMPFSSFNNDPDHIDKLLSEINTPPHTSYRIFRPFGTNAVAIVTISNVMKAAIVFKGVLIEWVTVKGFDEPLEHDDLWAESRYEVFRKVQEHAHSAMLHFFSPTLPDLAVKSYVTWLNSHIKLFLEPCKRCGKFVVHGLPPTWRDLRTLEPFHEECRNC; from the exons ATGGACAAGCTAAATTCGACTCTGACCGCTGTGAAGAACCTGCGATCCCATGTGAGGCAGTGTTTCGAGCACCTGGCTGATGGAACTGATGGTGAGGGCGGCGAGGAGAGCCGGAATAAGTTTGTGCACGACTTCCAGGAGAGATTCGGAGCCATCAATTCGCAGTTGCG TGAGGTGGAGCAGCTGATAAATGGATTGCAGGTTCCACCCACGCCCTATTCGCTGGGGAACACGGCTTACCTGGCGCAGGAGACTTCCCAGGACCGGCAGGCGCTGTACCCCCAGCTGGTGAACAGCTACAAGTGGATCGACAAGGTGCACGACCACAGCTTCCTGGCCTTCAACAATCTCAACCAGAACACGCTGAGGCGTTCCTACAACTACTGCTCCCAAAAGCGCCAGCGAATGCCCTTCTCCTCCTTCAACAATGATCCCGA CCACATAGACAAGCTGCTGAGTGAGATCAACACCCCGCCACACACATCGTACCGGATTTTCCGCCCCTTCGGCACTAACGCTGTCGCCATCGTGACCATCAGCAACGTGATGAAGGCGGCCATAGTGTTCAAGGGAGTGCTGATAGAATGGGTGACTGTGAAGGGATTCGATGAGCCACTGGAGCACGACGATCTGTGGGCAGAGTCCCGCTATGAGGTGTTCCGCAAGGTGCAGGAGCACGCCCACTCCGCCATGCTGCACTTCTTCTCGCCGACACTCCCCGATTTGGCTGTTAAGAGCTATGTGACATGGCTGAACAGCCACATCAAGCTGTTCCTAGAGCCCTGCAAGCGTTGCGGGAAATTTGTGGTTCATGGATTGCCTCCAACTTGGCGGGACTTGCGCACCCTCGAACCCTTCCACGAGGAGTGTCGCAACTGCTga
- the LOC119559995 gene encoding calcineurin B homologous protein 1: MGNKSSLFLRNEEIAQIQEETGFTPNQIERLYSRFTSLDRNDCGTLSREDLMRIPELAINPLCERIVHSFFAESNDDRVNFRQFMNVLAHFRPLRDNKQSKLNSREEKLKFAFKMYDLDDDGVISRDELLSILHMMVGANISQDQLVSIAERTILEADLCCQGKISFEDFCKALDRTDVDQKMSIRFLN, translated from the exons ATGGGCAATAAATCGTCGCTTTTCCTGCGGAACGAGGAGATCGCGCAAATCCAGGAGGAGACTGGCT TTACTCCCAACCAAATTGAGCGCCTGTACTCGCGCTTCACCTCGTTGGATCGCAACGACTGCGGAACTCTGTCCCGGGAGGATCTGATGCGCATCCCGGAACTTGCCATCAATCCGCTGTGCGAGCGGATAGTGCACTCCTTCTTTGCCGAGAGCAACGATGATCGGGTGAACTTCCGGCAGTTCATGAACGTGTTGGCCCACTTCCGACCGTTGAGGGATAACAAGCAGAGCAAGCTGAACAGCCGCGAGGAGAAGCTGAAGTTTGCCTTCAAAATGTACGACCTGGATGACGATGGTGTGATCAGCCGGGACGAGCTGCTGTCCATTCTGCACATGATGGTTGGCGCGAACATCAGCCAGGACCAGCTGGTGAGCATCGCGGAACGGACGATCCTGGAGGCGGATCTGTGCTGCCAGGGCAAGATCTCGTTCGAGGACTTCTGCAAAGCTCTGGACCGCACCGACGTGGACCAGAAGATGTCCATACGGTTTCTCAACTAG
- the LOC119560293 gene encoding gametogenetin-binding protein 2-like, with the protein MARLTKVYNTDDDDSGYVGRRNLPLPAGDKLMMLMDLNSKGLVIDSPTIRGRDLEEFSRKFKLLTEAERRQSLEIDSASFMAVLNQCVQCVGCRRRVERLFHQLTESGHRTLDPLELRPSATLSIVEEKLKTPQALGTLLYRHHEVLNNLLDNKLRNKTRCVLHSLDAFRAKPFSETWREVWSAMKSNCRNELTIIETKELHDVLENYLKKHKFCSGCRTKIERAYKILIGEISAKEKGYAAQLYAHIRKCVPDQHIHVSTNKIEFLDALIKRAEPEVNGSYSKLRERHAKTLEIAQEEVLTCVGMIMYERLRRIYVSLREEERACQVLAAVGVHALCRSFDTFVEQKQGISNLELLYQEISRAERAKQIKREQKKLKKKKKKDEKKNMLHRQCEDTEANESDEEEDELEKEELELEEEETQELHVELSDPGADDGIVIEAPQPEPEPEPTSKPTKSKPKKQAKKKKQKPVASQKAGNRKQMQPSASIQPLDDDHDHLDVASCISSSVAKTDAGEKCDECLAPMPNCPCEQDVRDSGYGSDPTSHVDSRTSSAVSSPEGSEVSCSDGLCNHDGQDEDSDGLAARNSYVSDLLFYGHQSQLDHKFSLLQMWDDFDEYDDKDEESYYIPQDVVLAFKCHREQVQRQREQLRAKLRANFERLCLQRGVQTQVQKSKQATSARAGH; encoded by the exons ATGGCGAGACTCACAAAGGTCTACAACACGGACGACGACGACTCCGGTTACGTTGGCCGCAGGAATTTGCCCCTGCCGGCTGGCGATAAGTTAATG ATGCTCATGGACCTGAATAGCAAAGGACTGGTGATCGACAGCCCGACGATCCGCGGACGCGACCTGGAGGAGTTCTCGCGCAAATTCAAACTGCTCACAGAGGCCGAGCGCCGGCAGTCGCTGGAGATCGATAGCGCCAGCTTCATGGCGGTCCTCAACCAGTGTGTCCAGTGCGTCGGCTGCCGGAGACGCGTGGAGCGGCTGTTCCACCAACTGACCGAGTCCGGACACCGAACGCTAGATCCCCTGGAGCTGCGCCCCTCAGCCACCTTGAGCATCGTCGAGGAGAAGCTTAAAACTCCGCAGGCACTGGGCACGCTGCTCTACCGGCATCACGAGGTGCTCAACAACCTGCTGGACAACAAACTGCGGAACAAGACGCGCTGCGTCCTCCACTCGCTAGACGCCTTTCGCGCCAAACCCTTCTCGGAGACGTGGCGCGAGGTGTGGTCCGCCATGAAGAGCAACTGCCGCAACGAGCTGACTATTATCGAGACCAAGGAACTCCACGACGTGCTCGAGAACTACCTGAAGAAGCACAAGTTCTGCTCTGGCTGCCGGACAAAG ATTGAGCGGGCCTACAAAATACTCATTGGCGAGATTTCGGCCAAGGAGAAGGGTTACGCGGCCCAGCTGTACGCCCATATCCGGAAGTGCGTGCCCGACCAGCACATCCACGTGAGCACCAACAAGATAGAGTTCCTGGACGCACTGATCAAGCGCGCTGAGCCGGAGGTTAATGGTAGCTACTCGAAACTGCGCGAGCGCCACGCCAAGACGCTGGAGATCGCCCAGGAGGAGGTGTTGACCTGTGTCGGCATGATTATGTACGAACGGCTGCGTCGCATCTACGTTAGTCTGCGGGAGGAGGAGCGCGCCTGCCAGGTGCTGGCCGCTGTGGGTGTCCACGCCCTCTGCCGCAGCTTTGACACGTTCGTGGAGCAGAAGCAGGGAATTAGCAACCTGGAGCTGCTCTACCAGGAGATCAGCCGGGCGGAGCGGGCCAAGCAGATCAAGCGCGAGCAGAAGAAGctcaagaagaagaagaagaaggacGAGAAGAAGAACATGCTGCACCGACAGTGCGAGGATACTGAGGCCAACGAGTcggacgaggaggaggacgagtTGGAGAAGGAGGAGCTAGAACTGGAAGAGGAAGAGACTCAGGAGCTGCATGTGGAGCTAAGCGATCCAGGGGCGGACGATGGCATTGTTATAGAGGCACCTCAACCGGAGCCGGAACCCGAGCCCACGTCCAAGCCAACGAAATCGAAACCGAAGAAGCAAGCGAAGAAAAAGAAGCAGAAGCCAGTGGCCTCCCAGAAAGCTGGTAACCGGAAACAGATGCAGCCCTCGGCTAGCATCCAACCTCTGGACGACGATCACGATCACCTGGACGTGGCCAGCTGCATCTCGTCGAGCGTCGCCAAGACGGACGCCGGCGAAAAGTGCGATGAGTGCCTGGCCCCTATGCCAAACTGCCCGTGCGAGCAGGATGTGCGCGATTCCGGTTACGGTAGCGATCCCACCTCGCACGTCGACTCGCGGACCTCCAGTGCGGTTTCGTCGCCAGAAGGATCGGAGGTATCTTGCTCGGACGGGCTGTGTAATCACGATGGCCAGGACGAGGATTCTGACGGCTTGGCGGCCCGAAACAGCTACGTCTCTGACCTGTTGTTTTACGGTCATCAGTCGCAGTTGGATCACAAATTTTCGTTGTTGCAGATGTGG GACGACTTCGACGAATACGACGACAAAGACGAGGAGAGCTATTACATTCCCCAGGACGTGGTGCTGGCCTTTAAATGTCACCGGGAGCAGGTGCAGCGCCAGCGGGAGCAGCTCCGTGCCAAGCTGCGCGCCAACTTTGAGCGCCTGTGCCTGCAGCGCGGCGTGCAGACGCAGGTGCAGAAGTCGAAGCAGGCGACTTCTGCCCGGGCTGGCCATTAA